One segment of Pseudanabaena sp. FACHB-2040 DNA contains the following:
- a CDS encoding ShlB/FhaC/HecB family hemolysin secretion/activation protein: protein MIRASLGWVGAGGVLGFVGGLWGVALPAIAQQPPTLPPDLPDPVEQTLPPPSPPPVPIPSAPEPPILAPEVSPEGPPPAAAGPTFLVEQIEVLGSTVLQTEIGALVAPLEGQELTLADLLDLRTDITNLYINSGYITSGAFVPNNQDLSDGVVQIQVVEGALETVQINGLSRLREYYVRDRIALATQPPLNVDRLEEALQLLQNDPLLARVNAELTAGSGPGQNSLILDVAEADPFLTNLGVDNARAASIGSVQGTVAATHLNLLGFGDRLSAGYSYSQGLDLYEFRYGVPLNALDGTLQVRYENADSRIVDPRFVDIGIRSESETLSVNFRQPLTRSLSSEVALGLGLDLRESRSFILNNVPFSFSVGPEQGVAKVSALRFSQEWLTRDVNSVVAVRSQFSLGLNAFGATVNQSGTDGRFLAWLGQLQWVEQFAPGTLLLTRLNAQLTPDSLLPLERFSLGGIDTVRGYAQNQVVTDNAVVASVEFRFPLTANPNELQLAPFLDAGVGWNTQTINPDPNFLMGTGLGLLWRPAPEVNLRLDYGIPLVSVSNRGGSLQENGFYFSVNLQPF, encoded by the coding sequence ATGATCCGTGCGTCTTTGGGTTGGGTTGGGGCTGGGGGAGTCTTGGGTTTTGTAGGGGGCTTGTGGGGGGTGGCGCTGCCTGCGATCGCACAGCAGCCCCCCACGCTGCCGCCTGATCTGCCCGATCCGGTAGAGCAGACGCTACCGCCGCCCAGCCCGCCCCCGGTGCCTATCCCGAGCGCTCCAGAGCCGCCCATTCTGGCTCCTGAGGTAAGCCCTGAAGGGCCGCCGCCCGCTGCTGCTGGGCCGACCTTTTTGGTGGAGCAGATTGAGGTGTTGGGCAGCACCGTTTTGCAGACAGAGATTGGGGCACTGGTTGCGCCGCTAGAGGGCCAAGAGCTAACGCTGGCCGATCTGCTAGATCTGCGAACTGACATTACCAATCTCTATATCAACAGCGGCTACATTACCTCGGGCGCGTTTGTGCCCAACAACCAGGATCTCAGTGATGGGGTAGTGCAGATTCAGGTGGTGGAGGGGGCGCTAGAGACGGTGCAGATCAATGGGCTGAGCCGCCTGCGAGAGTATTATGTGCGCGATCGCATTGCTCTGGCGACTCAGCCGCCGCTCAATGTAGACCGTCTAGAAGAGGCGCTGCAGCTGCTCCAAAATGATCCACTGCTGGCGCGGGTGAATGCAGAGCTGACAGCAGGCAGTGGGCCGGGGCAAAACAGCCTGATTTTGGATGTGGCTGAGGCCGACCCGTTTTTGACGAACTTGGGAGTAGATAATGCTCGCGCCGCCAGTATTGGCTCTGTGCAGGGCACAGTGGCCGCTACGCATTTGAACCTGCTGGGCTTTGGCGATCGGCTTAGCGCTGGCTATAGCTACAGCCAGGGGCTTGATCTGTACGAGTTTCGCTATGGGGTGCCGCTCAATGCTCTAGATGGCACTTTGCAGGTGCGCTACGAAAACGCCGACAGCCGCATTGTCGATCCGCGCTTTGTCGATATCGGCATTCGCAGCGAGAGCGAAACGCTGTCGGTCAACTTTCGGCAGCCCTTGACCCGGTCGCTGTCATCAGAGGTGGCTCTGGGCCTGGGCCTAGATCTGAGGGAGAGCCGCAGCTTTATTTTGAACAACGTTCCCTTTTCGTTTTCGGTGGGGCCAGAGCAGGGCGTGGCGAAGGTCAGTGCCCTGCGGTTTTCTCAGGAGTGGCTGACTCGCGATGTCAATAGCGTGGTGGCGGTGCGATCGCAATTTAGCCTGGGCCTAAATGCCTTTGGAGCCACGGTTAACCAGAGCGGCACCGATGGCCGCTTCTTAGCCTGGCTGGGCCAGCTGCAGTGGGTAGAGCAGTTTGCCCCCGGCACCCTGCTGCTGACCCGGCTCAATGCCCAGCTCACCCCCGACTCTCTGCTGCCGCTGGAGCGCTTTAGCCTGGGCGGTATCGATACGGTGCGCGGCTACGCCCAAAACCAGGTCGTGACTGATAATGCCGTGGTGGCTTCGGTGGAGTTTCGCTTTCCCCTAACGGCCAATCCTAATGAGCTACAGTTGGCCCCTTTTCTCGATGCTGGTGTGGGTTGGAATACGCAAACGATCAATCCCGACCCCAACTTTTTGATGGGAACGGGGCTGGGGTTGCTCTGGCGACCTGCGCCGGAGGTAAACCTGCGGCTAGACTACGGCATTCCGCTGGTGAGCGTGAGCAATCGGGGCGGCTCGCTGCAGGAAAACGGCTTTTACTTTTCGGTTAACCTGCAGCCGTTTTAG
- a CDS encoding protein-glutamate O-methyltransferase CheR: MQTISYANSITPSLEAIELEDLLSYLKQVEQIDLTGYKRSTLMRRIQVRMQRAGAKNYQDYLGHLKQPGEIIGLLNTIFINFTSFFRDRFVWKYLEDQVIPQLIADRSPDEPIRVWSAGCASGEETYSLAMLLAEALGAEQYQQRVQIYGTDIDQGAITHARRGRYFPHSVKEISPDLLERYFECTADGYQWRRDRGHDIVFHHHNLLQASPLTQIDLLVCRNVFIYLMPEAQTRILANFRFSLKQSGLLMLGQAENIITRPQRALFTAVDRQAKAFKKAPDLEPDHRLQMFPTLDFALAN; this comes from the coding sequence ATGCAAACTATTTCCTATGCTAACAGTATCACTCCGTCACTAGAAGCAATTGAACTAGAAGATTTACTAAGTTATCTCAAGCAAGTTGAACAGATAGATCTGACTGGCTATAAGCGCTCCACGCTCATGCGCCGAATTCAGGTAAGAATGCAGCGAGCTGGAGCTAAAAACTATCAAGATTATCTCGGCCATTTAAAGCAGCCTGGCGAGATCATTGGTCTTTTAAACACCATTTTCATTAATTTCACCAGCTTCTTTCGCGATCGCTTTGTCTGGAAATATCTAGAAGATCAGGTTATTCCGCAGCTTATTGCCGACCGTTCTCCCGATGAGCCGATTCGGGTGTGGAGTGCAGGCTGTGCTTCGGGAGAAGAGACCTATTCACTGGCCATGCTGCTGGCAGAAGCCCTAGGTGCCGAGCAATATCAGCAGCGCGTGCAGATCTACGGCACAGATATTGATCAAGGTGCCATAACGCACGCTCGTAGAGGCCGATATTTTCCTCACTCAGTTAAGGAAATCTCTCCTGACCTGCTTGAGCGGTATTTTGAATGCACAGCTGATGGCTACCAATGGCGACGAGATCGCGGTCACGACATTGTCTTTCATCACCACAATCTGCTGCAAGCCTCTCCCTTGACTCAGATTGATCTACTTGTCTGCCGAAATGTTTTTATCTATCTCATGCCAGAGGCTCAGACCCGGATACTCGCTAATTTTCGTTTCAGCTTAAAGCAGTCGGGTCTGCTAATGCTAGGTCAGGCAGAAAACATTATTACCCGTCCTCAAAGGGCACTTTTTACGGCTGTTGATCGGCAAGCAAAGGCATTTAAAAAAGCACCCGATCTAGAGCCCGATCACCGCCTGCAAATGTTTCCAACCCTTGATTTTGCCTTGGCAAACTGA